A part of Corynebacterium lactis RW2-5 genomic DNA contains:
- a CDS encoding glycosyltransferase has protein sequence MTFSASNQEPTQDTSVNSTSAATVVSSAQALGTSESINQAKEASDSDALTVQRVLFAPPADWVDPELYFRIEGVGAYDGSVRATRNSITLGRHTIVRTDTYFGRFRASYWQRWTSIKEIEIRARVVGSARVLAYTEDIGGHLRMEDSWASGGSDADGNWTGEHSPMAGSANEEVRLTVPLDRFADGGAIHLRFDTEDAGAKISDVRYVVPRSAIKRDLPTDLVICSYNRPVDCARTVATLAQDLPALERVRTIRVVDQGDQHPADEADFELAKEVLGERLSVVHQPNLGGAGGFSRGMRDATAAGDCMILLTDDDIRPEPETTLRLSALAVCAEKPMLLGAQMLFLFNPTSLFRTGETYDWKALTVRENDPKFGKADVDVRKAHQLRRLGVEYNAWWTCLVPSEVVKKIGLALPLFFQYDDIDYGFRAAKAGYPTDTIPGAAVWHADFYWKDIENAAQYFGLRNALIAATMHGEVSSKDMVNVASRRILTNLVSMRYGLAWTQMEAVRDLLRGPEVLRNASQGDFARIGAGRAKFPETKLLPLHEMPGDLTPVRPPSHEISSENKTLAKRLAYTQMGKKRPGPAAVAFEDSFWWHLSTFDDVWVTDASQNGVRHLVRDLDKEKKMRAEVVSLMRELSSRWDEIAEQWRRAVPELTSQENWSKFFEA, from the coding sequence GTGACTTTTTCTGCCTCGAACCAGGAACCAACTCAGGACACAAGCGTCAACTCCACCAGCGCCGCCACAGTTGTGAGCTCGGCGCAGGCGTTGGGTACGTCGGAAAGCATTAACCAGGCCAAGGAGGCAAGTGACAGCGATGCTCTGACTGTTCAGCGCGTTCTGTTCGCTCCTCCGGCGGACTGGGTGGACCCAGAGCTGTACTTCCGCATCGAGGGCGTGGGTGCTTACGATGGCTCGGTTCGCGCGACCCGTAACTCGATTACGCTCGGGCGGCACACGATTGTCCGCACCGACACCTACTTTGGTCGCTTCCGCGCCTCCTATTGGCAGCGCTGGACCTCGATTAAGGAGATTGAGATTCGCGCCCGCGTGGTTGGCTCCGCGCGAGTGCTGGCCTACACCGAAGATATCGGTGGCCACCTGCGCATGGAGGATTCTTGGGCCTCCGGTGGCTCCGATGCCGACGGCAACTGGACCGGTGAACACTCGCCGATGGCAGGCTCCGCGAACGAGGAGGTGCGCCTGACGGTTCCGCTCGACCGTTTCGCCGACGGCGGTGCGATTCACCTGCGCTTTGACACCGAGGACGCCGGCGCGAAGATTTCCGACGTCCGCTACGTCGTGCCGCGCTCCGCGATCAAGCGCGACCTGCCCACCGACCTGGTGATTTGCTCCTACAACCGCCCGGTGGACTGCGCGCGCACGGTTGCCACCCTGGCGCAGGACCTGCCGGCCCTGGAGCGTGTTCGCACCATCCGCGTCGTTGACCAGGGCGATCAGCACCCGGCCGACGAGGCTGACTTCGAGCTCGCGAAGGAAGTCCTGGGCGAGCGACTCAGCGTCGTCCACCAGCCGAACCTGGGTGGCGCCGGAGGGTTCTCGCGCGGCATGCGCGATGCCACCGCGGCGGGCGACTGCATGATTCTGCTTACCGACGACGACATCCGCCCCGAGCCCGAGACCACCCTGCGCCTATCCGCGCTGGCCGTGTGCGCCGAAAAGCCGATGCTGCTGGGCGCTCAGATGCTCTTCCTGTTCAACCCGACTAGCCTCTTCCGCACCGGTGAAACCTACGATTGGAAGGCGCTGACTGTTCGGGAGAACGACCCGAAGTTCGGTAAGGCCGACGTGGATGTCCGCAAGGCGCACCAGTTGCGTCGACTGGGCGTGGAGTACAACGCCTGGTGGACCTGCCTGGTGCCGAGCGAGGTTGTTAAGAAGATTGGCCTGGCGTTGCCGCTGTTCTTCCAATATGACGACATCGACTACGGCTTCCGCGCCGCCAAGGCCGGCTACCCGACCGACACGATCCCGGGTGCCGCCGTCTGGCACGCTGACTTCTACTGGAAGGACATCGAAAACGCCGCCCAGTACTTCGGCCTGCGCAACGCGCTCATCGCCGCCACCATGCACGGCGAGGTCTCCTCGAAGGACATGGTCAACGTCGCTTCCCGACGAATCCTCACTAACCTCGTGTCGATGCGCTACGGCCTGGCGTGGACCCAGATGGAGGCGGTCCGCGACCTATTGCGCGGCCCGGAGGTGCTGCGTAACGCCTCGCAGGGCGATTTCGCCCGTATCGGCGCCGGACGCGCGAAATTCCCGGAGACCAAGCTGCTGCCGCTGCACGAGATGCCCGGCGACCTGACTCCGGTGCGCCCGCCGTCACACGAGATCTCCAGCGAGAACAAGACCCTGGCCAAGCGCCTGGCATACACGCAGATGGGCAAGAAGCGCCCCGGCCCCGCAGCCGTGGCCTTCGAGGACTCCTTCTGGTGGCACCTGTCCACCTTCGACGACGTGTGGGTGACCGACGCCTCCCAGAACGGCGTGCGCCACCTGGTTCGCGACCTGGACAAGGAAAAGAAGATGCGTGCCGAGGTCGTCAGCCTCATGCGCGAGCTGTCCTCGCGCTGGGACGAGATTGCCGAGCAGTGGCGCCGCGCAGTACCGGAGCTGACCAGCCAGGAGAACTGGTCGAAGTTCTTCGAGGCTTAG
- a CDS encoding glycosyltransferase: MENEVSQTSDNSAGKSQKDRPVVAAIVVTHNRVEDLRHSLPIVTGQTRAPKWLVVVDNGDDPRVREVAETAGAAAGVEVRYIGSKTNLGGAGGFALGMLTALTLGADWIWCADDDGRPEDAHVLDSLLDCARRHELDAVSPIVCDIKAPTRLAFPLRRGLVWRRMREELFEDGVNPKLPLVRDNSGELWFTNFGDQKVATGHSLPEGLETIDSNHDFLPGIASLFNGALFSAKSLEKIGVPDYRLFIRGDEVEFHRRLARSGLRFGTCLTTAYLHPSGSGEFLPILGGKMHTQYPADDFKRYFTYRNRGYLMSQPGMRKLLPQEFLRFGWFFLVQRKDVRGFYRWFKLLRQGRAENFERFDPKG, translated from the coding sequence ATGGAGAACGAAGTGAGCCAAACAAGCGATAATTCGGCCGGAAAGTCGCAAAAGGATAGGCCCGTGGTCGCCGCGATTGTGGTGACGCACAACCGCGTTGAGGATCTTCGCCACTCGCTGCCGATTGTCACGGGGCAGACCAGGGCGCCGAAGTGGCTGGTTGTCGTGGACAACGGCGACGACCCGCGGGTGCGCGAGGTCGCTGAGACCGCCGGGGCTGCCGCTGGCGTCGAGGTACGTTACATCGGCTCGAAGACGAACCTCGGCGGTGCCGGCGGATTCGCGCTGGGCATGCTCACCGCGCTGACTCTCGGCGCCGACTGGATTTGGTGCGCCGACGACGATGGACGCCCCGAGGACGCCCACGTGTTGGACTCGCTGCTCGACTGCGCGCGCCGCCACGAGCTGGACGCCGTCTCGCCGATTGTGTGCGACATCAAAGCGCCGACCCGCCTGGCGTTCCCGCTGCGCCGAGGCCTGGTGTGGCGCCGCATGCGCGAAGAGCTGTTTGAAGACGGTGTGAACCCGAAGCTTCCGCTGGTCAGGGACAATTCCGGCGAGCTGTGGTTCACCAACTTCGGCGATCAGAAGGTCGCGACCGGGCACTCGCTGCCGGAGGGCCTCGAAACCATCGACTCCAACCACGATTTCCTGCCCGGCATCGCGTCCCTGTTCAATGGCGCCCTGTTCAGCGCGAAGTCGCTGGAAAAGATTGGCGTGCCCGACTACCGCCTGTTCATCCGCGGTGATGAGGTCGAGTTCCACCGCAGGCTCGCCCGCTCGGGGCTGCGCTTCGGCACCTGCTTGACAACGGCCTACCTGCACCCTTCCGGATCCGGCGAATTCTTGCCGATCCTCGGAGGCAAAATGCACACCCAATACCCGGCGGACGACTTCAAGCGCTACTTCACGTACCGCAACCGCGGCTACCTGATGAGTCAGCCGGGCATGCGAAAGCTGCTGCCTCAGGAATTCCTGCGTTTTGGCTGGTTCTTCCTGGTGCAGCGCAAGGACGTGCGCGGTTTCTACCGTTGGTTCAAGCTCCTGCGCCAGGGCCGCGCGGAGAATTTCGAGCGTTTCGACCCGAAGGGGTAG
- a CDS encoding ABC transporter ATP-binding protein yields the protein MVSIDTQNACVDFPIFDAKSRSMKKAFLGAAGGAIGRNDSNVVVVEALKEINIHLREGDRVGLVGHNGAGKSTLLRLLSGIYEPTRGAADVRGRVAPVFDLGVGMDPEISGMENIIIRGLFLGQTRKQMKDKLDEIADFTELGDYLHMPLRTYSTGMRVRLALGVVTSIEPEILLLDEGIGAVDAAFMAKARVKLTELVERSGLLVFASHSNEFLAQLCDTALWIDHGTVRQAGLVDEVVEAYEGKEAADKVRKVLAQRR from the coding sequence ATGGTCAGCATTGACACACAAAACGCGTGCGTTGACTTCCCCATCTTCGACGCGAAATCGCGCTCGATGAAGAAGGCATTCCTGGGCGCGGCTGGCGGCGCGATTGGCCGCAATGATTCGAACGTGGTGGTCGTAGAGGCGCTCAAGGAGATCAACATCCATCTGCGCGAGGGCGACCGCGTCGGCCTGGTCGGGCACAACGGCGCCGGCAAGTCCACGCTGCTGCGCCTGCTCTCCGGAATCTACGAGCCAACCCGCGGCGCCGCCGACGTGCGCGGGCGCGTGGCTCCGGTGTTCGACCTGGGCGTCGGCATGGACCCGGAAATCTCCGGCATGGAGAACATCATCATCCGCGGCCTCTTCCTCGGCCAGACGCGCAAGCAGATGAAGGACAAGCTCGACGAAATCGCCGACTTCACCGAACTCGGCGACTACCTGCACATGCCCCTGCGCACCTACTCAACCGGTATGCGCGTGCGTCTCGCCCTCGGCGTGGTCACCTCCATCGAGCCCGAGATTCTGCTTCTCGACGAAGGCATCGGCGCCGTCGACGCAGCCTTCATGGCAAAAGCCCGCGTGAAACTGACCGAACTCGTCGAACGCTCCGGCCTGCTGGTGTTCGCGTCGCACTCAAACGAATTCCTGGCGCAACTCTGCGACACCGCACTATGGATTGACCACGGTACCGTGCGCCAAGCCGGCCTCGTCGACGAAGTTGTCGAAGCCTACGAAGGCAAAGAGGCCGCCGACAAGGTACGAAAGGTACTGGCGCAGCGGCGATAA
- a CDS encoding ABC transporter permease: protein MAAGAADSASSLRSEEELRSDISRMIDAGGQAQALESHSRTVKAAWADLVRGFGQRELWLQLGWQDIKQRYRRSTLGPLWITIATGAMALALGLLYSLLFQQELAFFLPHVTVGLIVWGFISGCIKEGSTVFIENEGLIKQLPSALSVHVYRLVWRQLLFFAHNMVIWLILVIVFRPELGWNFFLAVPALALLVVNGVWVTMFFGIVATRYRDVAPLLDSLIQLVFYMTPIVWTTKTLEEQGGAVAERAKIAEINPLFHYLEIIRAPLTGEAVAAYHWWIVIGCTAAGLLLALGAMKLWRSRVSYWV, encoded by the coding sequence ATGGCAGCCGGCGCAGCAGATAGCGCTAGCTCCCTGCGCAGCGAAGAGGAACTCCGCAGTGACATCTCCCGCATGATTGACGCCGGTGGGCAGGCTCAGGCTCTGGAGTCCCACTCCCGCACAGTCAAGGCGGCCTGGGCCGACCTCGTCCGGGGCTTCGGCCAGCGCGAACTCTGGCTGCAGCTCGGCTGGCAGGACATCAAGCAACGCTACCGCCGCTCCACGCTCGGACCGCTGTGGATCACCATCGCCACCGGCGCGATGGCCCTGGCGCTCGGCTTGCTCTACTCCCTGCTGTTCCAGCAGGAGTTGGCGTTCTTCCTACCCCACGTCACAGTGGGCCTGATTGTCTGGGGTTTCATCTCAGGCTGCATCAAGGAGGGCTCGACGGTCTTCATCGAAAACGAGGGACTGATTAAACAGCTGCCCAGCGCGCTGAGTGTCCACGTCTACCGCCTGGTCTGGCGGCAGCTGCTGTTCTTCGCGCACAACATGGTGATCTGGCTAATCCTGGTCATCGTGTTCCGCCCGGAGCTCGGCTGGAACTTCTTCCTGGCCGTCCCCGCGCTCGCGCTGCTGGTCGTCAACGGGGTGTGGGTGACCATGTTCTTCGGTATCGTCGCCACGCGCTACCGCGATGTCGCGCCGCTGCTGGATTCGCTAATCCAGCTGGTGTTCTACATGACCCCGATTGTCTGGACCACCAAGACTCTTGAGGAGCAGGGCGGCGCCGTCGCCGAGCGAGCCAAGATCGCCGAGATTAACCCGCTGTTCCACTACCTGGAAATCATCCGCGCGCCCTTGACCGGCGAGGCCGTCGCCGCCTACCACTGGTGGATCGTAATCGGCTGCACCGCCGCCGGGCTGCTCCTCGCCCTCGGAGCTATGAAGCTCTGGCGCTCCCGAGTCAGCTACTGGGTCTAG
- a CDS encoding aminotransferase class V-fold PLP-dependent enzyme, with the protein MAFDVPTTRGAYTSLSDGWTYLNAGQRAQVPERVISAMTSSFRNAPKSLAGETGGGAHGQSRRSGASAAEELALSARRAFADITEGPVAGVVLGSSREVLIDQLCAAMSRRLSLGTNLVISRIGSQVVHAPLRRAANLYGARVRVAEADLASGSLPAWQFDEIVDAHTRLVVVPAADPYAGTVAPIAEISRRVHAMSPAWVLVDATDLAAYRHVSMSEMGADIVLVDASVWGGPEVSALVFRDPSMFARLASLNFDHNVRGVGRLEVSPVSPALLGGVSESVHHLASLDTRARGSRRHRIETAMPQVAEYLSDLTERLVAGLSNLPRVYIIGFDEENASESVASRRDYIPRVSFLVDGVPAETVVGRLLANGLVTSVVDVAQSPLLEAMGVGESEGAVGVGLQPFNTPHDVDQLVRAVASLG; encoded by the coding sequence ATGGCCTTCGACGTGCCTACGACCAGGGGCGCTTACACGTCGCTGTCTGATGGGTGGACCTATCTCAATGCAGGTCAGCGTGCGCAGGTGCCAGAGCGAGTCATCTCGGCGATGACCTCGTCTTTCCGCAACGCGCCGAAGTCGCTTGCTGGTGAGACCGGCGGCGGTGCGCATGGGCAGTCCCGCCGTTCTGGCGCCTCCGCTGCGGAGGAGTTGGCGCTTAGCGCGCGCCGGGCTTTCGCGGATATTACGGAAGGCCCTGTCGCCGGCGTGGTCTTGGGTTCCTCGCGTGAGGTGCTCATCGATCAGCTCTGCGCGGCCATGAGCCGTCGCCTCAGCCTGGGTACGAATCTTGTGATTTCCCGGATTGGGTCGCAGGTGGTTCACGCCCCGCTGCGCCGAGCTGCCAATCTCTATGGCGCTCGCGTGCGGGTCGCTGAGGCCGATCTCGCCAGCGGTTCGCTGCCCGCGTGGCAGTTCGACGAGATTGTCGATGCCCACACGCGCCTTGTCGTGGTCCCCGCCGCCGATCCGTACGCGGGCACCGTCGCTCCAATCGCCGAGATTTCCCGCCGCGTCCACGCTATGTCCCCAGCTTGGGTGCTTGTCGACGCCACGGACCTGGCTGCCTACCGCCATGTTTCCATGAGCGAGATGGGCGCCGACATTGTGCTTGTCGACGCATCGGTATGGGGCGGGCCCGAAGTGTCGGCCCTGGTGTTTAGGGATCCGTCGATGTTCGCCCGTCTGGCGTCGCTGAACTTCGACCACAATGTCCGTGGCGTGGGGCGCCTCGAGGTCAGCCCGGTGTCGCCGGCGCTTTTGGGCGGCGTATCCGAGTCGGTGCACCATCTGGCATCGCTGGACACCCGCGCCCGAGGATCTCGGAGGCACCGCATCGAAACTGCGATGCCCCAGGTCGCGGAGTACCTTTCGGACCTGACGGAACGCCTGGTCGCCGGGCTGTCGAATCTGCCACGTGTCTACATCATCGGCTTCGATGAGGAAAACGCGAGCGAGTCGGTTGCCTCCAGGAGGGACTACATTCCGCGGGTGAGCTTCCTTGTCGATGGCGTGCCCGCGGAGACAGTGGTCGGCAGGCTGCTGGCCAACGGGCTTGTCACCAGCGTCGTCGATGTCGCGCAGTCTCCGCTGCTGGAGGCCATGGGCGTCGGCGAGTCCGAAGGCGCCGTGGGAGTGGGGCTGCAGCCCTTCAACACTCCGCATGACGTGGACCAGCTGGTGCGCGCCGTCGCCTCGCTCGGCTAG
- a CDS encoding NAD(P)H-quinone oxidoreductase yields MKAIIQTDLSNPRSLEWTDATEPALNDGEVLVSVKAAGLNRADLLQAAGHYPPPPGTTDILGLECAGVIEEVKGDALGWKVGDEVCCLLSGGGFAEKVAVPAGQVLPLPEGYSFTEAASIVEVACTVFSNVVMVAGLSEGDTLLVHGGAGGIGTFAIQMAKQLGATVAVTAGSQEKLDFCAKLGADILINYKEENFEEVLTSHGGADVILDIMGAKYLDRNVKALAKDGHIVIIGMQGGVKGELNIGRLLSKRGSITATGLRYRDLADKARIVAATEDTIWPMLADGTITPQIHTTMSIEETAKAHDMLAGGEVSGKVVLTVD; encoded by the coding sequence ATGAAGGCAATCATCCAGACGGATCTTTCCAACCCGCGCTCACTCGAGTGGACCGACGCCACCGAACCGGCCCTCAATGACGGCGAGGTTCTCGTGTCGGTGAAGGCCGCAGGCCTCAACCGCGCTGACCTCCTCCAGGCCGCTGGCCACTACCCGCCCCCGCCCGGCACCACGGACATCCTCGGTCTCGAGTGCGCCGGCGTAATTGAAGAGGTCAAGGGCGATGCCCTCGGCTGGAAGGTCGGCGACGAGGTCTGTTGCTTGCTCTCCGGCGGTGGCTTCGCCGAGAAGGTCGCGGTCCCCGCCGGGCAGGTTCTGCCCCTTCCTGAGGGTTACTCCTTCACCGAGGCCGCTTCCATCGTCGAGGTCGCCTGCACGGTGTTCTCCAACGTCGTAATGGTCGCGGGCCTCTCCGAGGGCGATACCCTCCTCGTCCACGGCGGCGCGGGCGGCATCGGTACCTTCGCAATCCAGATGGCCAAGCAGCTCGGCGCTACCGTCGCCGTCACCGCGGGCAGCCAGGAGAAGCTGGACTTCTGCGCCAAGCTCGGCGCCGACATCCTTATTAATTACAAGGAAGAGAACTTCGAGGAAGTTCTCACCTCCCATGGCGGCGCCGACGTCATTCTGGACATCATGGGAGCAAAGTACCTTGACCGCAACGTCAAGGCTCTTGCCAAGGACGGCCACATCGTCATCATCGGCATGCAGGGAGGCGTCAAGGGCGAGCTGAACATCGGCCGTCTGCTGTCCAAGCGCGGTTCAATCACCGCCACCGGCCTGCGCTACCGCGACCTGGCCGACAAGGCGCGCATCGTCGCGGCCACCGAAGACACCATCTGGCCGATGCTTGCCGACGGCACCATCACGCCCCAGATCCACACGACCATGAGCATCGAGGAAACGGCCAAGGCCCACGACATGCTCGCAGGCGGTGAGGTCAGCGGCAAGGTTGTCCTGACCGTGGACTAA